Proteins co-encoded in one Cricetulus griseus strain 17A/GY chromosome 1 unlocalized genomic scaffold, alternate assembly CriGri-PICRH-1.0 chr1_1, whole genome shotgun sequence genomic window:
- the Adgra2 gene encoding adhesion G protein-coupled receptor A2 isoform X2, whose product MGAGGRRMPVPPVRLLLLLPLLLCLLLLAPGTRGAPGCPVPIRGCKCSGERPKGLSGGTHNSARRRVVCGGGDLPEPPDPGLLPNGTITLLLSNNKITGLRNGSFLGLYLLEKLDLRNNVISTVQPGAFLGLGELKRLDLSNNRIGCLTSETFQGLPRLLRLNISGNIFSSLQPGVFDELPALKVVDFGTEFLTCDCHLRWLLPWARNHSLQLSERTLCAYPSALHAQALSSLQEPQLRCEGALELHTHYLIPSLRQVVFQGDRLPFQCSASYLGNDTRIHWYHNGAPMESDEQAGIVLAENLIHDCTFITSELTLSHIGVWASGEWECSVSTVQGNTSKKVEIVVLETSASYCPAERVTNNRGDFSMQKLSTNSATYYCSRDPLCMKSRWPRTLAGITAYQSCLQYPFTSVPLSGGAPGTRASRRCDRAGRWEPGDYSHCLYTNDITRVLYTFVLMPINASNALTLAHQLRVYTAEAASFSDMMDVVYVAQMIQKFLGYVDQIKELVEVMVDMASNLMLVDEHLLWLAQREDKACSGIVGALERIAGAALSPHAQHISVNSRNVALEAYLIKPHSYVGLTCTAFQRREVGALAAQPGGPGQNVPLELEPLADQQLRFRCTTGRPNVSLSSFHIKNSVALASIQLPPSLFSTLPAALAPPVPPDCTLQLLVFRNGRLFRSHGNTSRPGAAGPGKRRGVATPVIFAGTSGCGVGNLTEPVAVSLRHWAEGADPMAAWWNQEGPGGWSSEGCKLRFSQPNVSSLYCQHLGNVAVLMELSAFPREVGGPGAGLHPVVYPCTALLLLCLFSTIITYILNHSSIHVSRKGWHMLLNLCFHMAMTSAVFVGGITLTNYQMVCQAVGITLHYSSLSTLLWMGVKARVLHKELTWRAPPPEEGDATPPGPRPMLRFYLIAGGIPLIICGITAAVNIHNYRDHSPYCWLVWRPSLGAFYIPVALILPITWIYFLCAGLHLRGHVAQNSKQGNSRLSLEPGEDLRGSARLRSSGVLLSDSGSLLATVSAGVGTPAPPEDGDGVYSPGVQLGALMTTHFLYLAMWACGALAVSQRWLPGVVCSCLYGVAASALGLFVFTHHCARRRDVRASWRACCPPASSSASHAPPRALPAVAEDGSPVLGEGPASLKSSPSGSSGRAPPPPCKLTNLQVAQSQVCEAGVAARGDGEPEPTGSRGSLAPRHHNNLHHGRRVHKSRAKGHRAGETSGKSRLKALRSSASPGAPELLSSESGSLHNSPTDSYPGSSRNSPGDGLPLEGEPMLTPSEGSDTSVAQIPETGRPGQRRCASRDNLKGSGSALERESKRRSYPLNTSLNGAPKGGKYEDASVTGAEAIAGGCMKTGLWKSETTV is encoded by the exons GCTCTTGAGCAACAACAAGATTACTGGGCTCCGAAATGGATCCTTCTTGGGACTCTACCTGCTGGAGAAGTT GGACCTGAGGAACAATGTCATCAGCACTGTGCAGCCTGGAGCCTTCCTGGGTCTGGGAGAGTTGAAACGCTT agATCTCTCCAACAACCGGATTGGCTGTCTCACCTCTGAGACATTTCAAGGTCTCCCCAGACTTCTGAGACT AAATATATCTGGGAATATCTTCTCCAGTCTGCAACCTGGGGTCTTTGATGAGCTGCCAGCCCTTAAGGTTGT GGACTTTGGCACCGAGTTTCTGACCTGTGACTGTCACCTGCGCTGGCTGCTGCCCTGGGCCCGGAACCACTCCCTGCAGCTATCAGAACGCACACTCTGTGCCTACCCCAGTGCCCTGCACGCCCAGGCCCTTAGCAGCCTCCAGGAACCCCAGCTCCGCTGTG AAGGGGCTCTGGAACTTCATACGCACTACCTCATCCCATCCCTGCGCCAAGTGGTGTTCCAGGGTGACCGTCTGCCCTTCCAGTGCTCTGCCAGCTACTTGGGCAATGATACCCGCATCCACTGGTACCACAATGGGGCCCCAATGGAGAGTGATGAGCAAGCAGGCATCGTCCTTGCAGAAAACCTCATCCATGACTGCACCTTCATCACCAG TGAGCTGACCCTGTCTCACATCGGCGTGTGGGCCTCAGGTGAGTGGGAGTGCTCCGTGTCCACGGTCCAAGGCAACACCAGCAAGAAGGTGGAGATAGTAGTGCTGGAGACCTCTGCATCCTACTGCCCTGCTGAGCGTGTGACCAACAACCGCGGGGACTTCAG TATGCAGAAGCTTTCTACAAACAGTGCCACATATTATTGTTCCAGAGACCCTCTCTGTATGAAGAGCAG GTGGCCACGAACCCTGGCTGGCATCACGGCTTACCAGTCCTGCTTACAGTACCCCTTCACCTCTGTGCCCTTGAGTGGGGGAGCCCCAGGCACCCGAGCCTCACGCCGGTGTGACCGAGCTGGCCGCTGGGAGCCAGGGGACTACTCCCACTGTCTGTACACCAATGACATCACTCGGGTGCTCTACACCTTTGTGCTG ATGCCCATCAATGCCTCCAATGCATTGACCTTGGCCCACCAGCTTCGAGTGTACACTGCTGAGGCTGCCAGCTTTTCAGACATGATGGACGTAGTCTATGTGGCTCAGATGATCCAGAAATTTTTGGGTTATGTTGACCAGATCAAAGAG cTGGTGGAGGTAATGGTGGACATGGCCAGCAACCTGATGCTAGTGGATGAGCACCTTTTGTGGCTGGCACAGCGAGAAGACAAAGCCTGCAGCGGCATTGTGGGTGCCCTGGAGCGCATTGCAGGAGCTGCCCTCAGCCCCCATGCCCAGCACATCTCTGTG AATTCAAGGAATGTGGCATTGGAGGCCTACCTCATCAAGCCTCACAGCTATGTGGGCCTGACCTGCACAGCCTTccagaggagggaggtaggagcgTTGGCTGCACAGCCAGGTGGCCCTGGCCAGAATGTCCCACTCGAGCTGGAGCCCCTTGCTGATCAGCAGCTCCGCTTCCGCTGCACCACTGGGAGGCCCAACGTTTCTCTGTCATCATTCCACATCAAG AATAGCGTGGCCCTGGCCTCCATCCAGCTGCCCCCCAGCCTGTTCTCAACCCTTCCGGCTGCCCTGGCTCCCCCAGTCCCTCCAGATTGCACCCTGCAACTGCTGGTCTTCAGAAATGGCCGTCTTTTCCGCAGCCACGGCAACACTTCCCGTCCTGGAGCAGCTGGGCCTGGCAAGAGGCGTGGTGTGGCCACCCCAGTCATATTTGCAGGAACCA GTGGCTGCGGTGTGGGAAACTTGACTGAGCCAGTGGCTGTTTCACTGCGGCACTGGGCGGAAGGAGCAGATCCCATGGCAGCTTGGTGGAACCAGGAGGGGCCCGGGGGCTGGAGTTCCGAAGGCTGCAAGCTCCGTTTCAGCCAGCCCAATGTCAGCTCCCTGTACTGTCAGCACTTGGGCAATGTGGCTGTGCTCatg GAGCTGAGTGCATTCCCTCGGGAGGTAGGAGGTCCTGGAGCTGGTTTGCATCCTGTTGTGTACCCCTGCACAGCTCTGCTGCTACTCTGTCTTTTCTCCACCATCATCACCTACATCCTCAACCACAG CTCCATCCATGTGTCCCGGAAGGGTTGGCACATGCTGTTGAACCTGTGTTTCCACATGGCCATGACCTCTGCTGTCTTTGTGGGGGGCATCACTCTAACCAACTACCAGATGGTTTGCCAAGCG GTGGGCATCACTCTGCACTACTCTTCCTTGTCCACGCTGCTCTGGATGGGGGTAAAGGCTCGAGTCCTCCACAAGGAGCTCACTTGGAGGGCGCCCCCTCCAGAAGAAGGGGATGCAACACCACCTGGTCCTCGCCCCATGCTCCG GTTCTATTTGATTGCTGGAGGGATCCCCCTCATAATCTGCGGCATCACCGCTGCGGTCAACATCCACAACTACCGGGACCACAGTCCCTA TTGCTGGCTGGTGTGGCGTCCAAGCCTTGGCGCCTTCTACATACCGGTGGCGTTGATTCTGCCCATCACCTGGATCTACTTCTTGTGTGCGGGCCTGCACTTACGGGGTCATGTGGCCCAGAATTCAAAGCAGGGTAACAGCAGGCTCTCTCTGGAACCAGGGGAAGACCTGAGGGGTTCCGCCAGGCTCAGGAGTAGTGGCGTCCTCCTGAGTGACTCTGGTTCCCTTTTGGCTACCGTTAGCGCAGGGGTAGGGACACCTGCGCCCCCAGAGGATGGTGATGGCGTATATTCTCCGGGAGTCCAGCTGGGGGCATTGATGACCACACATTTCCTGTACCTGGCTATGTGGGCCTGTGGCGCCTTGGCGGTGTCTCAGCGCTGGCTGCCGGGAGTGGTGTGTAGCTGTCTCTATGGTGTGGCAGCTTCAGCCCTGGGCCTCTTTGTCTTCACACACCACTGTGCCAGGCGTAGGGATGTTCGGGCTTCCTGGCGCGCCTGCTGTCCTCCTGCTTCATCATCGGCCTCCCACGCCCCACCCCGGGCCCTGCCTGCTGTTGCGGAGGATGGGTCCCCAGTGTTGGGGGAGGGGCCAGCCTCCCTCAAGTCCTCCCCAAGTGGCAGCAGTGGCCGCGCGCCGCCGCCTCCTTGCAAACTCACCAATCTGCAGGTGGCCCAGAGTCAGGTGTGCGAGGCTGGCGTGGCTGCCCGCGGGGATGGAGAGCCAGAGCCCACGGGCTCCCGTGGCAGCCTAGCTCCCCGGCACCATAACAACCTCCATCACGGGCGCCGAGTACACAAGAGTCGAGCCAAGGGGCACCGAGCCGGAGAGACTAGCGGCAAGAGCCGGCTCAAGGCGCTGCGCTCGAGCGCGTCCCCAGGAGCTCCTGAGCTGCTATCTAGTGAGAGCGGCAGCTTGCACAACAGCCCTACCGACAGCTACCCCGGCAGCAGCCGCAATAGCCCCGGAGACGGCCTTCCACTCGAGGGCGAGCCCATGCTCACGCCGTCGGAGGGCAGTGACACTAGCGTAGCGCAGATCCCTGAGACGGGGCGCCCCGGGCAGCGCCGCTGCGCCAGCCGTGACAACCTCAAGGGCAGCGGCAGTGcactggagagggagagcaagcgCCGCTCATACCCGCTCAACACCAGTCTTAACGGCGCCCCCAAAGGGGGCAAGTATGAGGATGCCAGTGTGACTGGTGCAGAGGCCATAGCAGGAGGCTGCATGAAGACCGGCCTCTGGAAAAGCGAGACCACTGTCTAG
- the Adgra2 gene encoding adhesion G protein-coupled receptor A2 isoform X4: MGAGGRRMPVPPVRLLLLLPLLLCLLLLAPGTRGAPGCPVPIRGCKCSGERPKGLSGGTHNSARRRVVCGGGDLPEPPDPGLLPNGTITLLLSNNKITGLRNGSFLGLYLLEKLDLRNNVISTVQPGAFLGLGELKRLDLSNNRIGCLTSETFQGLPRLLRLNISGNIFSSLQPGVFDELPALKVVDFGTEFLTCDCHLRWLLPWARNHSLQLSERTLCAYPSALHAQALSSLQEPQLRCEGALELHTHYLIPSLRQVVFQGDRLPFQCSASYLGNDTRIHWYHNGAPMESDEQAGIVLAENLIHDCTFITRWPRTLAGITAYQSCLQYPFTSVPLSGGAPGTRASRRCDRAGRWEPGDYSHCLYTNDITRVLYTFVLMPINASNALTLAHQLRVYTAEAASFSDMMDVVYVAQMIQKFLGYVDQIKELVEVMVDMASNLMLVDEHLLWLAQREDKACSGIVGALERIAGAALSPHAQHISVNSRNVALEAYLIKPHSYVGLTCTAFQRREVGALAAQPGGPGQNVPLELEPLADQQLRFRCTTGRPNVSLSSFHIKNSVALASIQLPPSLFSTLPAALAPPVPPDCTLQLLVFRNGRLFRSHGNTSRPGAAGPGKRRGVATPVIFAGTSGCGVGNLTEPVAVSLRHWAEGADPMAAWWNQEGPGGWSSEGCKLRFSQPNVSSLYCQHLGNVAVLMELSAFPREVGGPGAGLHPVVYPCTALLLLCLFSTIITYILNHSSIHVSRKGWHMLLNLCFHMAMTSAVFVGGITLTNYQMVCQAVGITLHYSSLSTLLWMGVKARVLHKELTWRAPPPEEGDATPPGPRPMLRFYLIAGGIPLIICGITAAVNIHNYRDHSPYCWLVWRPSLGAFYIPVALILPITWIYFLCAGLHLRGHVAQNSKQGNSRLSLEPGEDLRGSARLRSSGVLLSDSGSLLATVSAGVGTPAPPEDGDGVYSPGVQLGALMTTHFLYLAMWACGALAVSQRWLPGVVCSCLYGVAASALGLFVFTHHCARRRDVRASWRACCPPASSSASHAPPRALPAVAEDGSPVLGEGPASLKSSPSGSSGRAPPPPCKLTNLQVAQSQVCEAGVAARGDGEPEPTGSRGSLAPRHHNNLHHGRRVHKSRAKGHRAGETSGKSRLKALRSSASPGAPELLSSESGSLHNSPTDSYPGSSRNSPGDGLPLEGEPMLTPSEGSDTSVAQIPETGRPGQRRCASRDNLKGSGSALERESKRRSYPLNTSLNGAPKGGKYEDASVTGAEAIAGGCMKTGLWKSETTV, from the exons GCTCTTGAGCAACAACAAGATTACTGGGCTCCGAAATGGATCCTTCTTGGGACTCTACCTGCTGGAGAAGTT GGACCTGAGGAACAATGTCATCAGCACTGTGCAGCCTGGAGCCTTCCTGGGTCTGGGAGAGTTGAAACGCTT agATCTCTCCAACAACCGGATTGGCTGTCTCACCTCTGAGACATTTCAAGGTCTCCCCAGACTTCTGAGACT AAATATATCTGGGAATATCTTCTCCAGTCTGCAACCTGGGGTCTTTGATGAGCTGCCAGCCCTTAAGGTTGT GGACTTTGGCACCGAGTTTCTGACCTGTGACTGTCACCTGCGCTGGCTGCTGCCCTGGGCCCGGAACCACTCCCTGCAGCTATCAGAACGCACACTCTGTGCCTACCCCAGTGCCCTGCACGCCCAGGCCCTTAGCAGCCTCCAGGAACCCCAGCTCCGCTGTG AAGGGGCTCTGGAACTTCATACGCACTACCTCATCCCATCCCTGCGCCAAGTGGTGTTCCAGGGTGACCGTCTGCCCTTCCAGTGCTCTGCCAGCTACTTGGGCAATGATACCCGCATCCACTGGTACCACAATGGGGCCCCAATGGAGAGTGATGAGCAAGCAGGCATCGTCCTTGCAGAAAACCTCATCCATGACTGCACCTTCATCACCAG GTGGCCACGAACCCTGGCTGGCATCACGGCTTACCAGTCCTGCTTACAGTACCCCTTCACCTCTGTGCCCTTGAGTGGGGGAGCCCCAGGCACCCGAGCCTCACGCCGGTGTGACCGAGCTGGCCGCTGGGAGCCAGGGGACTACTCCCACTGTCTGTACACCAATGACATCACTCGGGTGCTCTACACCTTTGTGCTG ATGCCCATCAATGCCTCCAATGCATTGACCTTGGCCCACCAGCTTCGAGTGTACACTGCTGAGGCTGCCAGCTTTTCAGACATGATGGACGTAGTCTATGTGGCTCAGATGATCCAGAAATTTTTGGGTTATGTTGACCAGATCAAAGAG cTGGTGGAGGTAATGGTGGACATGGCCAGCAACCTGATGCTAGTGGATGAGCACCTTTTGTGGCTGGCACAGCGAGAAGACAAAGCCTGCAGCGGCATTGTGGGTGCCCTGGAGCGCATTGCAGGAGCTGCCCTCAGCCCCCATGCCCAGCACATCTCTGTG AATTCAAGGAATGTGGCATTGGAGGCCTACCTCATCAAGCCTCACAGCTATGTGGGCCTGACCTGCACAGCCTTccagaggagggaggtaggagcgTTGGCTGCACAGCCAGGTGGCCCTGGCCAGAATGTCCCACTCGAGCTGGAGCCCCTTGCTGATCAGCAGCTCCGCTTCCGCTGCACCACTGGGAGGCCCAACGTTTCTCTGTCATCATTCCACATCAAG AATAGCGTGGCCCTGGCCTCCATCCAGCTGCCCCCCAGCCTGTTCTCAACCCTTCCGGCTGCCCTGGCTCCCCCAGTCCCTCCAGATTGCACCCTGCAACTGCTGGTCTTCAGAAATGGCCGTCTTTTCCGCAGCCACGGCAACACTTCCCGTCCTGGAGCAGCTGGGCCTGGCAAGAGGCGTGGTGTGGCCACCCCAGTCATATTTGCAGGAACCA GTGGCTGCGGTGTGGGAAACTTGACTGAGCCAGTGGCTGTTTCACTGCGGCACTGGGCGGAAGGAGCAGATCCCATGGCAGCTTGGTGGAACCAGGAGGGGCCCGGGGGCTGGAGTTCCGAAGGCTGCAAGCTCCGTTTCAGCCAGCCCAATGTCAGCTCCCTGTACTGTCAGCACTTGGGCAATGTGGCTGTGCTCatg GAGCTGAGTGCATTCCCTCGGGAGGTAGGAGGTCCTGGAGCTGGTTTGCATCCTGTTGTGTACCCCTGCACAGCTCTGCTGCTACTCTGTCTTTTCTCCACCATCATCACCTACATCCTCAACCACAG CTCCATCCATGTGTCCCGGAAGGGTTGGCACATGCTGTTGAACCTGTGTTTCCACATGGCCATGACCTCTGCTGTCTTTGTGGGGGGCATCACTCTAACCAACTACCAGATGGTTTGCCAAGCG GTGGGCATCACTCTGCACTACTCTTCCTTGTCCACGCTGCTCTGGATGGGGGTAAAGGCTCGAGTCCTCCACAAGGAGCTCACTTGGAGGGCGCCCCCTCCAGAAGAAGGGGATGCAACACCACCTGGTCCTCGCCCCATGCTCCG GTTCTATTTGATTGCTGGAGGGATCCCCCTCATAATCTGCGGCATCACCGCTGCGGTCAACATCCACAACTACCGGGACCACAGTCCCTA TTGCTGGCTGGTGTGGCGTCCAAGCCTTGGCGCCTTCTACATACCGGTGGCGTTGATTCTGCCCATCACCTGGATCTACTTCTTGTGTGCGGGCCTGCACTTACGGGGTCATGTGGCCCAGAATTCAAAGCAGGGTAACAGCAGGCTCTCTCTGGAACCAGGGGAAGACCTGAGGGGTTCCGCCAGGCTCAGGAGTAGTGGCGTCCTCCTGAGTGACTCTGGTTCCCTTTTGGCTACCGTTAGCGCAGGGGTAGGGACACCTGCGCCCCCAGAGGATGGTGATGGCGTATATTCTCCGGGAGTCCAGCTGGGGGCATTGATGACCACACATTTCCTGTACCTGGCTATGTGGGCCTGTGGCGCCTTGGCGGTGTCTCAGCGCTGGCTGCCGGGAGTGGTGTGTAGCTGTCTCTATGGTGTGGCAGCTTCAGCCCTGGGCCTCTTTGTCTTCACACACCACTGTGCCAGGCGTAGGGATGTTCGGGCTTCCTGGCGCGCCTGCTGTCCTCCTGCTTCATCATCGGCCTCCCACGCCCCACCCCGGGCCCTGCCTGCTGTTGCGGAGGATGGGTCCCCAGTGTTGGGGGAGGGGCCAGCCTCCCTCAAGTCCTCCCCAAGTGGCAGCAGTGGCCGCGCGCCGCCGCCTCCTTGCAAACTCACCAATCTGCAGGTGGCCCAGAGTCAGGTGTGCGAGGCTGGCGTGGCTGCCCGCGGGGATGGAGAGCCAGAGCCCACGGGCTCCCGTGGCAGCCTAGCTCCCCGGCACCATAACAACCTCCATCACGGGCGCCGAGTACACAAGAGTCGAGCCAAGGGGCACCGAGCCGGAGAGACTAGCGGCAAGAGCCGGCTCAAGGCGCTGCGCTCGAGCGCGTCCCCAGGAGCTCCTGAGCTGCTATCTAGTGAGAGCGGCAGCTTGCACAACAGCCCTACCGACAGCTACCCCGGCAGCAGCCGCAATAGCCCCGGAGACGGCCTTCCACTCGAGGGCGAGCCCATGCTCACGCCGTCGGAGGGCAGTGACACTAGCGTAGCGCAGATCCCTGAGACGGGGCGCCCCGGGCAGCGCCGCTGCGCCAGCCGTGACAACCTCAAGGGCAGCGGCAGTGcactggagagggagagcaagcgCCGCTCATACCCGCTCAACACCAGTCTTAACGGCGCCCCCAAAGGGGGCAAGTATGAGGATGCCAGTGTGACTGGTGCAGAGGCCATAGCAGGAGGCTGCATGAAGACCGGCCTCTGGAAAAGCGAGACCACTGTCTAG